A part of Salvelinus sp. IW2-2015 linkage group LG16, ASM291031v2, whole genome shotgun sequence genomic DNA contains:
- the LOC111976076 gene encoding MICOS complex subunit MIC13-like translates to MAGKILPVLKLATKVAIAGGALYVAYDSGLLGXSEQGSEVLGKAKAAIPPAVDEWGKYFGFELPAFPKIGFVPVEAWNSGVQSSISALSSGPTAVGDYTNQGLQYLKDLAK, encoded by the exons GTTGGCGACTAAGGTGGCCATTGCAGGAGGTGCTTTGTATGTTGCCTATGATTCTGGACTATTAGGGGMAAGTGAGCAGGGCTCCGAGGTCCTAGGAAAAGCTAAAGCTGCCATTCCCCCTGCAGTGGATGAGTGGGGGAAGTACTTTGGCTTTGAG CTTCCAGCTTTCCCTAAAATCGGATTCGTCCCTGTTGAAGCGTGGAACTCGG GGGTGCAGTCCTCCATATCTGCTCTCTCATCGGGCCCTACAGCAGTGGGTGACTACACCAACCAAGGCTTGCAGTACCTGAAAGACCTCGCCAAATGA